One window of the Labilibaculum sp. genome contains the following:
- a CDS encoding histidine phosphatase family protein — translation MKRLILVRHAKTEVIRYDISDYQRSLVNRGINDSKLIANKLFLKNIIPDLMISSPANRAIETALLFADALQYPVDEIEQNDDLYDGFTTNEFLALLDQLGKENETVMVVGHNPSIEYLAFNLTEEFYKAVPTCTVIGIDFQVDEWADIEVRTGKLAFYEYPKKYKEAK, via the coding sequence ATGAAACGACTTATTCTTGTAAGACACGCAAAAACAGAAGTTATTCGATACGACATTTCGGATTATCAGCGCAGCTTGGTGAACAGAGGAATAAATGATTCCAAATTGATTGCCAACAAGCTGTTCTTAAAGAATATCATTCCTGACTTGATGATTTCGAGTCCGGCCAACAGAGCTATTGAGACTGCTTTGCTGTTTGCTGATGCGCTGCAATACCCAGTTGATGAAATCGAGCAAAATGATGATTTATACGATGGTTTTACAACCAACGAATTTCTCGCTTTACTCGATCAGTTGGGAAAAGAAAATGAAACAGTTATGGTGGTTGGACACAACCCCAGCATTGAATATTTAGCCTTTAACCTAACCGAAGAGTTTTATAAGGCTGTTCCAACATGCACAGTTATCGGTATCGATTTTCAGGTTGATGAGTGGGCTGACATTGAAGTAAGAACAGGAAAACTGGCCTTTTACGAGTACCCAAAGAAATATAAAGAGGCGAAGTAG
- a CDS encoding DNA topoisomerase 3, with the protein MIVCIAEKPSVAREIALILGAKSKKDGYYEGSGYQISWTFGHLCGLKEPHEYDLNWKYWHLNDLPIIPPRFGIRVIPDKGVQKQFDTLKKLIANATEVINCGDAGIEGEVIQRWVLHKAKCKVPVKRLWISSLTEEAIRDGFNNLRDSKEFDKLYAAGSSRSIGDWLLGINATRLYTLKYANGKSVLSIGRVQTPTLALIVNRQKEIDNFIPQTYWELKTTYRDVSFAATHGRFEQKEQGIEFLDKINSEPFEIVSVEKKSGTELPPRLYDLTSLQVDCNRKLGFSAEDTLRMIQSLYEKKLTTYPRVDTTYLTDDLYKKIPGILQKLTSFSEFTEPLLKAKIKKSKKVFDDKKVTDHHAIIPTGVVPGTLSYDEKQVYDIVTRRFISVFYPDCKVSNTTVLGKVTTIDFKATGKQILEPGWRVLYAKDGNIGDGVILPDFVKGESGEHTPDLAEKQTQAPKYYSEATLLRAMETAGKQVDDDELRDLMKENGIGRPSTRANIIETLFKRKYIKRDKKRLEATVTGIQLIDTIQNELLKSAELTGQWEKKLREIELGNYEVNQFMAELKNMVVGIVWDVKSRKNISQIEVIDEEKEKEKKKAKAKPATKKELICPKCGEGKILKGNNAWGCSNWGNGCKILIPFEFEGKKLTDKQVEALVLKKITPKIKGFEIDGKKQNGQLGLTPDFSIEFIAGEAESWTCPLCKTGTLLKGNAAYGCSNYRNGCRFIVPFVFMEKKLSEAQIKSLATQGKTPLIKGFKDPQTQEVVDGKLILDNQGKIIFGKQ; encoded by the coding sequence ATGATAGTTTGTATAGCTGAGAAACCAAGTGTAGCACGTGAAATTGCCCTAATATTAGGTGCCAAAAGTAAAAAGGATGGATATTACGAAGGAAGCGGATATCAAATATCGTGGACTTTTGGTCATCTGTGTGGCTTGAAAGAACCTCATGAATACGATCTTAATTGGAAATACTGGCATTTAAACGATTTGCCAATTATTCCTCCGCGTTTTGGAATTCGGGTAATTCCTGATAAAGGCGTTCAGAAACAATTCGACACTCTTAAAAAGCTAATTGCAAATGCCACCGAAGTGATAAACTGTGGTGATGCAGGAATAGAAGGGGAAGTGATTCAACGATGGGTTTTGCACAAAGCTAAGTGTAAGGTGCCTGTTAAACGACTTTGGATTTCATCTCTAACGGAAGAGGCTATTCGTGATGGCTTTAATAATTTACGTGACAGCAAGGAGTTTGATAAGTTATACGCTGCTGGATCATCAAGATCCATTGGAGACTGGCTGTTGGGAATTAATGCAACACGACTTTACACACTTAAATATGCGAATGGTAAGTCGGTACTTTCAATTGGCCGTGTGCAAACACCTACTTTGGCTTTGATTGTGAATCGCCAAAAAGAGATTGATAATTTTATTCCTCAAACTTATTGGGAACTAAAAACCACTTATCGTGATGTGAGTTTTGCTGCGACTCATGGTCGGTTTGAACAAAAAGAGCAAGGGATTGAGTTTCTTGATAAAATTAATTCGGAACCATTCGAAATTGTATCGGTCGAGAAAAAGAGTGGAACAGAATTACCTCCCAGATTATATGATTTAACCTCATTGCAGGTAGATTGTAACCGGAAACTGGGTTTTTCGGCAGAAGATACGCTGCGAATGATTCAAAGTTTGTACGAGAAGAAACTAACCACTTACCCAAGAGTTGATACAACTTACCTTACCGATGATTTGTACAAAAAGATTCCGGGAATTCTTCAAAAGCTAACATCATTTAGCGAATTTACCGAGCCTCTTTTAAAAGCCAAAATAAAAAAATCGAAGAAGGTTTTTGATGATAAAAAGGTGACCGATCACCATGCCATTATTCCAACAGGTGTTGTGCCTGGGACTTTGTCGTATGATGAGAAACAGGTTTACGATATTGTAACCCGACGGTTTATTTCGGTATTCTATCCGGATTGTAAAGTGAGTAATACCACCGTTTTGGGAAAGGTGACCACCATAGATTTTAAAGCAACCGGGAAACAGATTTTGGAACCAGGATGGCGCGTTTTATATGCTAAAGACGGTAATATTGGCGATGGAGTTATTCTTCCTGATTTTGTGAAAGGGGAGAGTGGAGAACATACGCCCGATTTGGCCGAGAAACAGACGCAGGCTCCTAAATATTATTCGGAAGCAACTTTGCTTCGTGCCATGGAAACCGCCGGCAAACAGGTCGATGATGATGAGTTAAGGGATTTAATGAAAGAGAACGGAATTGGCCGTCCTTCCACCCGGGCGAATATTATTGAGACTCTGTTTAAAAGAAAGTACATTAAAAGAGACAAGAAACGACTCGAGGCTACTGTTACCGGAATTCAGTTAATTGATACGATTCAGAATGAACTGCTAAAATCGGCAGAACTTACCGGACAATGGGAAAAGAAGCTTCGGGAAATTGAGCTGGGCAACTACGAAGTAAATCAGTTTATGGCCGAATTGAAGAATATGGTTGTAGGAATTGTTTGGGACGTAAAATCGCGGAAAAATATCAGTCAAATTGAAGTGATTGATGAGGAGAAGGAAAAAGAAAAGAAAAAAGCAAAGGCAAAACCAGCAACCAAGAAGGAATTAATTTGTCCTAAATGCGGAGAAGGGAAGATTTTAAAAGGCAATAATGCCTGGGGATGCTCCAATTGGGGAAATGGATGTAAAATTCTTATTCCTTTTGAATTTGAAGGAAAGAAATTAACCGATAAGCAGGTTGAGGCATTGGTACTGAAAAAAATAACGCCTAAAATTAAGGGATTCGAAATTGATGGGAAAAAGCAAAATGGACAATTAGGCTTAACACCCGATTTCAGTATCGAGTTTATAGCCGGGGAAGCAGAATCATGGACTTGTCCGCTTTGCAAAACAGGTACACTATTAAAGGGGAATGCTGCCTATGGTTGCTCCAATTACCGAAATGGCTGCAGGTTTATTGTTCCTTTTGTTTTTATGGAGAAAAAACTCAGCGAAGCCCAAATAAAATCATTGGCAACTCAGGGAAAAACGCCTCTGATTAAAGGCTTTAAAGATCCGCAAACACAGGAAGTTGTTGATGGTAAATTGATTTTGGATAATCAGGGAAAAATAATTTTTGGGAAACAGTAA
- a CDS encoding response regulator — MDEEKPKLDNGRILLVEDDFVNGKIISRLLEMDNIPTDWVKNGREALDFYQKNKESVLMVFMDLQMPIIDGYQATVALRENGFDRPIIAMTANAFSDDDVKSAEAGMDDFLLKPVSKIELFTMVEKWIKWERNE, encoded by the coding sequence ATGGACGAAGAAAAGCCTAAACTTGATAATGGTAGAATACTCTTGGTAGAGGACGATTTCGTGAATGGTAAAATTATATCTCGTCTGTTGGAAATGGATAATATTCCTACCGATTGGGTGAAAAATGGTCGGGAAGCTCTTGATTTTTATCAGAAAAATAAAGAATCTGTTTTGATGGTGTTTATGGATTTGCAAATGCCTATTATAGATGGTTATCAGGCAACCGTTGCATTGCGGGAGAATGGGTTCGACAGACCAATTATTGCCATGACAGCAAATGCATTTTCTGATGATGATGTGAAATCTGCGGAAGCAGGAATGGACGATTTTCTGTTAAAACCGGTTTCAAAAATAGAATTGTTCACGATGGTTGAAAAGTGGATAAAGTGGGAAAGAAATGAATAA
- the ppk1 gene encoding polyphosphate kinase 1, with protein MQKYQFLNRDLSWLSFNKRVLQEASNTKLPLYERIKFLAIYSSNLDEFYRVRLGTYKRFTELPAEDKDILRENPDAILKNINAEVDRQQNEFGNIFTQEIIPALEKENIILIRDQDLCEEHHQFVKDFFLDNLLPHVQPILLLKKQIQPFLQNNVIYIAVKLFKKSKKEEESRAPRSRRSRYAIIKVPSHRFPRFIELPDKDGKHFIMFLDDIIKLRMKLLFPGYKIDSSYSFKLSRDADLLIEDEYSGDLIKMIENSLKKRETGSPSRFLYDASIPKDFLKFLKDSFNLQNNDMVKGARYHNFQDFFGFPNPKYPELEIESFHPLKVEDLQGNKSVFKTIRLKDQILHFPYQSYEYVIRFLNEAAVDPKVVEIKATQYRVADNSAVVNALINAALNGKKVTVFVEVKARFDEEANLRSANEMRKAGVKIIDSIPGLKVHAKLALVLRKGDKKDYAFLSTGNFNEKTAKIYSDHGLLTSNEVIITELKQLFDYLENQTEGYEFRKLLVGRFNLRRSLIGLIDQEIQNVKNGHKGYIILKMNGLQERDMITKLYEASENGVKIDLIIRGICCLKPNKTYAKNIRIIRIVDQFLEHGRIFYFHNLGEELLYLSSADWMNRNLHRRIECAFPIHDKKIKKELIDILNIQLKDNVSARILDGKLNNLPIPINGKVKKIQSQKEIFAYLNKKEIASKSRKNRVAKDSV; from the coding sequence ATGCAAAAATATCAATTTCTAAATAGAGATTTAAGTTGGTTATCCTTCAATAAAAGAGTATTACAAGAGGCTTCGAATACAAAATTGCCATTATACGAAAGAATTAAATTTCTAGCTATATATTCTTCAAACCTTGATGAATTTTATCGCGTGCGCCTGGGTACCTACAAACGGTTTACCGAATTGCCTGCCGAAGACAAAGATATTCTGAGAGAGAATCCTGATGCAATATTAAAAAATATCAACGCTGAAGTTGATCGTCAGCAGAATGAATTTGGGAACATTTTTACGCAGGAAATTATTCCTGCACTGGAAAAGGAGAATATCATTTTGATACGAGACCAAGACTTGTGCGAAGAACATCATCAGTTTGTAAAAGATTTTTTTCTTGATAATTTGTTGCCCCATGTTCAACCCATACTATTGTTAAAAAAGCAAATTCAGCCTTTTCTTCAAAATAACGTGATTTATATTGCAGTTAAATTGTTTAAAAAAAGCAAAAAAGAAGAAGAATCCAGAGCTCCAAGATCCCGTCGTTCAAGATATGCAATTATTAAAGTTCCGAGTCATCGTTTCCCTCGCTTTATTGAATTGCCTGATAAGGATGGCAAGCACTTTATCATGTTTTTAGACGACATTATTAAATTGCGGATGAAGCTGTTATTTCCAGGTTACAAGATTGATTCAAGCTACAGTTTTAAGCTTAGCCGGGATGCGGATTTGCTGATTGAAGATGAATATTCGGGCGATTTAATTAAAATGATTGAGAACAGTTTAAAAAAACGGGAAACAGGTTCTCCTTCCCGTTTTTTATATGATGCCTCGATCCCAAAAGATTTTTTGAAATTTTTAAAAGACTCCTTTAACCTGCAAAACAATGACATGGTTAAGGGGGCACGATATCATAATTTTCAGGACTTTTTCGGTTTTCCCAATCCAAAATATCCTGAATTAGAAATAGAATCGTTTCACCCCTTAAAAGTGGAAGATTTACAAGGCAATAAATCTGTTTTTAAAACCATTCGGCTAAAAGATCAGATTCTTCATTTTCCTTATCAATCGTACGAATATGTAATTCGCTTTTTAAACGAAGCTGCAGTCGACCCTAAAGTTGTCGAAATTAAAGCAACGCAATATCGGGTTGCTGATAATTCTGCCGTTGTAAATGCATTAATTAATGCCGCTTTAAACGGCAAAAAGGTGACTGTATTTGTTGAAGTAAAAGCCCGGTTCGATGAAGAAGCCAATCTTAGATCTGCAAATGAAATGCGAAAAGCCGGCGTAAAAATTATTGACAGTATTCCTGGTCTTAAAGTTCATGCCAAACTAGCTTTGGTATTGCGCAAAGGAGATAAAAAGGATTATGCCTTTTTAAGTACCGGAAATTTTAACGAGAAAACAGCCAAAATATATTCAGACCATGGTTTACTAACTTCGAATGAAGTAATTATTACTGAACTAAAACAACTCTTTGATTATCTTGAAAATCAAACTGAAGGATATGAGTTCAGAAAACTTTTGGTTGGACGATTTAACTTGAGAAGAAGCTTAATTGGATTAATTGATCAGGAAATTCAGAATGTAAAAAATGGACATAAAGGCTATATTATTCTTAAAATGAATGGCCTTCAGGAACGTGATATGATCACTAAATTATATGAAGCCAGTGAAAATGGAGTGAAAATTGACCTCATCATTCGGGGAATTTGTTGTCTGAAACCAAATAAAACGTACGCAAAAAACATTCGGATCATTCGTATTGTTGATCAATTTCTGGAGCACGGAAGAATCTTTTACTTTCACAATTTGGGTGAAGAGCTTCTGTACCTGTCATCGGCTGATTGGATGAATCGAAATTTGCATCGGCGAATTGAATGTGCTTTCCCTATTCATGATAAGAAAATAAAAAAAGAACTGATTGATATTTTAAACATACAACTTAAAGATAATGTCAGTGCCCGAATATTGGATGGGAAATTAAATAACTTACCCATTCCAATCAATGGAAAAGTAAAGAAGATTCAATCGCAAAAGGAAATTTTTGCCTACTTAAACAAAAAAGAAATTGCGAGTAAATCGAGAAAAAACCGTGTAGCAAAAGATTCAGTTTAA
- a CDS encoding YwbE family protein: MKDGTKRGDIHPGLVVKIVLKADQRSGKLTEGVVKKLLTNSHLHPHGIKVMLEDGQVGRVKEIIE, from the coding sequence ATGAAAGACGGAACTAAGAGAGGGGATATTCATCCAGGTTTAGTGGTGAAAATTGTGTTGAAAGCAGATCAGCGATCAGGAAAGTTGACGGAGGGGGTTGTGAAAAAGTTGTTAACCAATTCGCATTTGCATCCACATGGCATAAAGGTAATGCTTGAAGATGGGCAGGTTGGCCGTGTTAAGGAGATAATAGAATAG
- a CDS encoding BamA/TamA family outer membrane protein: MKEKEELQISTGSATVNKLQFDECILNFNNTMKRILLYISVFISINTVFAQNTKLPEAPASTLLDHSIFFIGDVGEAAIVDSNIDMLKGQMNEVGQKGTLVFLGNTFPKGYLEDELEDIDAENSDVIKLLNSLKDFKGQLVFIPGEKEWNEGRRHGWEAIQNTETFVEDYLDRGDVFLPSGGCPGPVEIDLTDEVVLLIVDSQWWLHLGDKPESECGLESNDDFLILLNDAIKRNKNKKIVFATHHPIYSAGKHGGNFAFPGPVELYRKLFGTPQDFAYPFYKQMRYMSRKIGVGYDNIVVVAAHDNSLQFAKKDDSFFIVSGSGSKSDYVSKNKMDIAMREVGFSRINFYSNDEVWLEFWSVGAEGEKEPHLAFREKLYTKHVPTKEDLISRYKEIDYSDSTITVAASTFYETDGRLKTKILGQNYRKDWAVPITVPVFDIATEKGGLKILKRGGGQQTRSLRLEAKDGKQYVLRSVEKYTEKAIPPGLEGTFAAKIVQDGISESYPYAALAVPKMAKAVGVYHTNPKIVYVPDDPRFGIYQDGFKNELFLFEERPNGDVSDMDNFGNSHDILGTDKLLKKRFKNSDLQIDETAVLRARLFDIFLNDWDRHDDQWRWATFKKDGKTIARPIPRDRDQAFFFSDGAIPWLIRRKWAMPKFQSFDSVVENVVGLGFNARYFDRNFLQSKDKNDWIEMAKELQRKLSDDVIQESVKGLPQEVYAISGDEITQKLKARRDQLPALAEEFYNFLAKEVDVVGTNDSESFEIKWIENGKLIVESYRLSSKGNKKELLFRRTFSKDETNEVRIFGLDGKDKFKVNGNNKNGVKLRIIGGKGKDKFKLADTGKRNLLIYDKPKTIVKGDGAYKKRFGKSSEVNSYDRKAFKYNVVSPGANLNFISDDGLVLGAGVNVKNQGFKKEPYGSFHKFIVNYAFAYPSVELKYSGEFKQVFRKTDFLADIHYNTPNFQGYYYGLGNETEKSKTDDDAYNRIRMAQFFIHPQLKQQVGENHFISIGSFYQQLELKATPNRFITDFTNPDNDLNRLTDFNTRRYLGLSINYLWDSRDNMVLPARGIYWLSSWKYYKGLESNDDNFYKMETDMRMYVSFGRPQRTILAVRTGASHNSNGYSFYQANKLGLKSNLRGYRQDRFAGDDIVFQNTDLRLRIARFKSYFLGGEVGILGFNDFGKVWVDNESSSKWHHGYGGGIWLAPYKLMVITANFSHSIEDDILSIEFKYLF, encoded by the coding sequence ATGAAGGAAAAGGAAGAGCTGCAAATATCTACCGGTTCAGCTACCGTAAATAAATTGCAATTTGATGAATGTATCTTAAATTTTAATAATACGATGAAGAGGATTTTATTATATATCAGTGTTTTCATTTCAATAAATACTGTATTTGCTCAAAATACTAAGTTGCCGGAAGCTCCTGCATCAACATTGCTCGATCATTCCATTTTTTTTATCGGTGATGTTGGCGAAGCTGCCATTGTTGATTCAAATATCGACATGCTAAAAGGTCAAATGAATGAAGTTGGGCAGAAAGGGACACTCGTATTTTTAGGCAACACTTTCCCGAAAGGATATTTAGAGGATGAATTAGAGGATATAGACGCAGAGAATTCGGATGTAATAAAATTGTTAAATTCATTAAAGGATTTTAAAGGACAACTTGTTTTTATTCCGGGCGAAAAAGAATGGAACGAGGGACGACGTCATGGATGGGAAGCCATACAGAATACCGAAACATTTGTAGAGGATTATTTGGATCGGGGAGATGTTTTTCTTCCTTCGGGAGGTTGTCCCGGCCCTGTAGAGATTGACTTAACGGATGAAGTGGTTTTACTGATTGTGGATTCACAGTGGTGGCTACACTTGGGAGATAAACCAGAGTCGGAGTGTGGTTTGGAAAGCAATGATGATTTTTTAATTCTATTAAATGATGCCATAAAAAGAAATAAGAATAAGAAAATTGTATTTGCCACGCATCATCCTATTTACAGTGCAGGAAAGCATGGAGGAAATTTTGCTTTTCCCGGTCCGGTAGAATTGTATCGGAAACTTTTTGGAACGCCGCAGGATTTTGCCTACCCTTTTTACAAACAGATGAGGTATATGTCTCGAAAAATTGGTGTGGGATACGATAACATTGTTGTTGTTGCAGCTCATGATAACAGCTTGCAATTCGCTAAAAAGGATGATTCCTTTTTTATTGTTTCAGGTTCGGGGAGCAAGAGTGACTACGTGTCTAAAAATAAAATGGATATAGCTATGCGTGAGGTTGGTTTCTCGCGAATTAATTTTTACTCAAATGATGAGGTTTGGCTGGAATTTTGGTCGGTGGGTGCTGAAGGAGAGAAAGAACCTCATCTGGCATTTAGGGAAAAACTATATACTAAGCATGTTCCTACAAAGGAAGATTTAATTAGCAGATACAAAGAGATTGATTATTCGGATAGTACTATAACTGTTGCTGCAAGTACGTTTTATGAAACAGATGGAAGATTAAAAACGAAAATTTTGGGGCAGAATTACCGAAAGGATTGGGCTGTGCCTATAACAGTTCCGGTTTTTGATATCGCAACGGAAAAAGGTGGACTGAAAATTTTGAAAAGAGGAGGAGGACAGCAAACCAGATCTTTAAGGTTAGAGGCCAAAGATGGGAAACAATATGTGTTACGCTCGGTAGAGAAGTATACCGAGAAAGCAATTCCTCCTGGATTGGAAGGAACCTTTGCTGCCAAAATTGTTCAGGATGGAATTTCCGAATCTTATCCTTATGCAGCTTTAGCTGTTCCAAAAATGGCGAAAGCAGTAGGTGTTTATCATACCAATCCAAAAATTGTTTATGTTCCCGATGATCCCCGCTTTGGAATTTATCAGGATGGTTTTAAGAATGAATTGTTTCTTTTCGAAGAGCGTCCCAACGGCGATGTATCTGATATGGATAATTTTGGGAACTCTCATGATATTTTAGGAACAGATAAGTTGCTTAAAAAGAGATTCAAAAATTCAGACCTTCAGATTGATGAAACTGCTGTGCTGCGAGCCCGTTTATTCGATATCTTTTTAAATGACTGGGATCGGCACGATGATCAGTGGAGGTGGGCAACCTTCAAAAAAGATGGCAAAACAATTGCGAGGCCGATTCCAAGAGACCGCGATCAGGCTTTTTTCTTTAGCGATGGAGCAATTCCCTGGTTGATTCGAAGAAAATGGGCTATGCCTAAATTTCAATCATTCGATTCAGTTGTAGAAAATGTGGTAGGACTGGGTTTTAATGCCCGTTATTTTGATCGAAATTTTTTACAATCCAAGGATAAAAATGATTGGATTGAAATGGCAAAGGAACTTCAAAGAAAATTAAGCGATGATGTTATTCAAGAATCGGTTAAAGGTTTGCCACAGGAAGTTTATGCAATTTCGGGTGACGAAATTACGCAAAAACTAAAGGCTCGAAGAGATCAGTTACCAGCATTGGCAGAGGAGTTTTATAATTTTTTGGCAAAAGAAGTTGATGTGGTAGGTACGAATGATAGCGAGAGTTTTGAAATTAAATGGATTGAAAATGGAAAATTAATTGTTGAAAGTTATCGGTTGAGTAGTAAAGGGAATAAAAAGGAACTGTTATTTCGTAGAACTTTTAGCAAGGATGAAACCAATGAGGTGAGAATTTTTGGCCTCGATGGAAAAGATAAGTTTAAGGTAAATGGAAATAACAAAAATGGAGTGAAACTTCGGATTATCGGAGGAAAAGGAAAAGATAAGTTTAAACTGGCAGATACCGGGAAACGAAATCTGCTTATTTACGACAAACCAAAAACTATTGTTAAGGGAGATGGAGCTTACAAGAAGAGATTCGGGAAAAGTTCTGAAGTAAATTCATACGATAGAAAAGCATTTAAGTATAATGTTGTAAGTCCTGGTGCCAACCTTAATTTCATTAGTGATGATGGTTTGGTTTTAGGAGCTGGTGTGAATGTTAAAAACCAGGGGTTTAAGAAAGAACCATATGGATCATTTCATAAATTTATTGTTAATTATGCATTTGCATATCCATCGGTAGAGTTAAAATATTCCGGTGAGTTTAAGCAGGTGTTTCGAAAAACTGATTTTCTGGCAGATATTCATTATAATACACCTAATTTTCAGGGCTACTATTACGGATTGGGAAATGAAACAGAAAAATCCAAAACCGATGATGATGCTTATAATAGGATTAGAATGGCTCAGTTTTTTATTCATCCACAATTAAAACAACAAGTTGGGGAGAACCATTTTATTTCAATTGGATCATTTTATCAACAACTGGAGTTGAAAGCCACACCAAATCGTTTCATAACCGATTTTACCAATCCAGATAATGATTTAAATCGTTTAACTGATTTTAATACCAGAAGATATTTAGGACTTAGTATCAATTATTTGTGGGATTCAAGGGACAATATGGTGCTTCCCGCAAGAGGAATTTATTGGTTATCCAGTTGGAAATACTATAAGGGATTGGAGAGTAATGATGATAATTTTTATAAAATGGAGACTGATATGCGAATGTATGTTAGTTTTGGCAGACCTCAAAGAACAATATTGGCGGTAAGGACCGGTGCCAGTCATAACAGTAATGGGTATTCATTTTATCAGGCGAATAAATTAGGTTTAAAATCAAATTTAAGAGGATATCGTCAGGATCGGTTCGCAGGAGATGATATTGTATTTCAAAACACTGATTTAAGACTTCGCATTGCTCGTTTTAAATCTTATTTTTTGGGAGGTGAAGTGGGTATTTTGGGTTTTAATGATTTTGGTAAGGTATGGGTTGATAATGAGAGTTCTAGTAAATGGCACCATGGATATGGCGGAGGAATTTGGCTTGCACCTTATAAATTAATGGTAATTACTGCTAATTTTAGCCATTCAATCGAAGATGATATTCTTTCAATCGAATTTAAATACTTGTTTTAG
- a CDS encoding SdiA-regulated domain-containing protein yields MNRFLIFFIILPSFLAFFESCKQKSADLKMVYELDSTYQFPYSLMDADEKYDLKDELREISGLSYYNDHSLLCVNDEKGIIYKYSLKKKEITKKYVFDKSGDYEGIEVVGDQVFVLRSDGNIFAVDHMKSEDILSVKIKTQLNAGNDTEGLGYDSQSNSLLVACKGKPGINNDFKGKRAIYKYSLDSNKLSDCPAYLIDQEQIRRILDFDGYTNFSVTLLESINPSQGDVTFQPSAVAMHPISNNLYVLGSVGKLLLVLNPQGDVLAIVKLKRKLFRQPEGICFAPDGTMYISNEGKGRAANIYRFSYRK; encoded by the coding sequence ATGAACAGATTTTTAATTTTCTTTATTATTCTTCCAAGTTTTCTAGCCTTTTTTGAATCGTGTAAGCAGAAATCTGCTGATTTAAAAATGGTATATGAATTGGATTCTACCTATCAATTTCCTTACTCTTTAATGGACGCTGATGAGAAATATGATTTGAAAGATGAGCTAAGAGAGATTTCAGGATTATCTTATTATAATGATCACAGTTTACTTTGTGTGAACGATGAGAAAGGAATTATTTACAAGTACAGTCTAAAGAAGAAAGAGATTACGAAAAAATATGTATTTGATAAATCGGGAGATTATGAAGGCATTGAAGTTGTAGGTGATCAGGTTTTTGTATTGCGGTCAGATGGAAACATTTTTGCAGTTGATCATATGAAAAGTGAGGATATTTTATCTGTGAAAATTAAAACACAATTAAATGCAGGAAACGATACTGAAGGTTTAGGTTATGATTCCCAAAGCAATAGTCTTCTTGTTGCATGCAAAGGAAAACCCGGCATTAATAATGATTTTAAAGGGAAAAGAGCAATTTATAAGTATTCACTTGACTCAAATAAATTATCTGATTGTCCGGCCTATTTGATTGATCAGGAACAAATAAGGAGAATTCTTGATTTTGATGGATATACAAACTTTTCTGTGACATTGTTGGAAAGTATTAATCCATCGCAGGGAGATGTTACATTTCAACCATCGGCTGTGGCAATGCATCCCATCAGCAACAACTTGTATGTATTAGGATCTGTTGGTAAATTATTACTGGTGCTTAATCCGCAAGGCGATGTTTTGGCTATTGTGAAATTGAAACGCAAGCTATTTAGACAGCCGGAAGGAATTTGTTTTGCTCCTGATGGAACTATGTATATTTCCAATGAAGGAAAAGGAAGAGCTGCAAATATCTACCGGTTCAGCTACCGTAAATAA